The window GCGCCACCTCAAGCAAGCCCCGGTCATTTTAGTGTTGGAGCTTTAAAGTGACACAATCGCTAATCTCGATACGAGTTGTTGAGTCTTGTGAGTAGATATGCTGTAGACGATTATGAACATGAATATAACTAATACTTGAGTGTACTTTCTGGGTTGTTACTGGAGCCTGGTGGTCCATGTATGGCCACCAACTACCTAAGGTGTAATAGCAATAACGATACCATCTCGAGTCGAGTTACCGGCGTCGCATAGGGCCTCAAGATATTTATTTCCAAGTCCTACCCAGGTGGTTGTTTACTCAATTGCTGGTACGCGCTCCTTGACATCCATCGATTATATAATTGGATGCATTTGGGTTTGTCATTCTTTGTAATTCATGAACCAATGCATTGCCTCGTAAGCATTTCAGATTCTTATTTCTCTATGCAGACGAACGATATGAGAAACAAAGCCCAGTCGATGTGGCTCCTTGAGGACTGAAAGGTGCGGTAAGCGAGTGCGAAACCGATATCCGTTTACGACAATCCGCTATGTTGGATTGATATCTAGTCGTGGTCGTCAAGCCCAGTCAAtattctcttccatcttggtaATGCAAAGTTGAAAGAGCTTTTATTCCCATAGAACCCTCGAGCCCGAAAGTCGGCCGACAAGGACCCCTCTATTCCGTGCGCCGTAGTCTGACGCGGGGCACATATTTCACCCCACTTTCTGCCCGTCCTCTTGACTCACCCACCATCGCAAGGCACCTTTTTCTTAAACCTGCCCCTCCATCGACGATTTACATTGTCGCTTGGCATACCTACATTATCAAGGTCTTCCGTGCGCTGACCAGACTGCCAGGCGAGACTTTTCAAACGGTGAGTAGGTCCAAGATCCCTTTAATACCAACGACGAACCCTTTACTCCATCCTGAGCTCCCCCATCTTGCCATTATGAAGCATGTCCTGAACTGACTCAACCCTCACTTGCTTGTAGTCAAACCGTCAGTCAACATGTCCATCGACTTTccaaaggaagaggaggttGTCCTCCAAAGATGGCGCGAGATTGATGCTTTCCTCCGACAGGTTCGTTTCCCGAGTGACTGCCCTCTGCAGACTCTATCGAGTGATTCCCCTGACTCAAGCCATCACTATAGGTAGAACTATCTGAAGGTCGGCCTCGCTACACTTTCTACGACGGACCTCCTTTCGCGACCGGCCTCCCTCATTACGGACATCTTCTTACTTCCACCATCAAGGATGTCATCCCCCGATACTGGTCCATGAAGGGCTTCCACGTCGAGCGTCGCTTTGGTTGGGATACCCACGGCCTCCCTATCGAGCACGAAATTGATAAGAAGCTTGGAATCTCCGGAAAGGCTGCTGTCATGGAACTCGGTATTGCCAAGTACAACGAGGAGTGTCGTTCTATTGTTATGCGCTATGCCAAAGAATGGCGAGTAACCGTCGAACGGTTGGGTCGCTGGATTGACTTCGACAATGATTACAAGGTGAAGAAGCCCACAACTATTTGTATTGTACCGGGTCACTAAAACGCATCACTACAGACCATGGACCCTAGTTTCATGGAGTCCGAATGGTGGGTTTTCAAACAATTGTTTGACAAGGACCAAGTTTACCAGGGCCACCGAGTTATGCCCTACTCTACTGTCCTCACCACTGCTTTGAGTAACTTCGAGGCCAACCAGAACTACCAAGACGTGACTGATCCCGCGGTCGTCGTTACATTCcctcttgttgatgatccCGATGTCAACCTGCTTGCTTGGACAACTACCCCCTGGACGCTGCCATCGCATCTCGGACTTGCAGCGCACCCCGATTTCGAGTACGTCAAGATCCTGGATGAGAAGAGCGGAAAGATATACATCCTACTCGAAAAGCTCCTTGGAACTTTATATAAGGACCCCAAGAaagccaagttcaagattgTGGAGAAAATTCTCGGCAAGGACATGTTGGGATGGAAGTACACGCCTCCATTCAACTACTTCTAcgacgagttcaaggacgTTGCCTTCAAGGTTCTGAACGCCACCTATGTTACTGACGACAGTGGTGTGGGAATTGTCCACCAAGCTCCAGCATTCGGTGAGGACGATTACAATGTCGCCGTCGCCGCAGGCATCGTTACTGAGAACCGATCACCTCCCGACCCCGTCAACGACACCGGCCACTTCACTGACCGAGTTTCCGACTTCAAGGGTATGCATGTCAAGGAAGCTGATAAGCACATCATCAAATACTTGAAGAATGCCGGTCGCATCGCCAACGAGTCTCAACTAAAGCATTCTTACCCCATGTGTCCTCGCTCAGACACCCCCCTAATCTACCGGGCTGTCCCTTCCTGGTTCATCCGCATCCCCGACATCATTCCTGACATGCTCAAGAATATTGAAGAAACTCGCTGGGTTCCATCATttgtcaaggagaagcgtTTCGCCAGCTGGATCGCCAATGCTCGCGACTGGAACGTCAGCCGAAACCGATACTGGGGCACACCTATCCCTCTGTGGGTCagcgaggatcttgaagagAGAGTCTGTGTAGGAAGCGTTCAAGAGCTCCGTGACCTAAGTGGCTACGAGGGCGATCTCTCTGACCTTCACCGTGACAAGGTTGATCACATTACAATCCCTAGTAAAATGGGCAAAGGTCAACTGAAGCGTATTGAGGAGGTGTTTGACTGCTGGTTCGAATCTGGAAGCATGCCATACGCCAGTCAACACTACCCCTTTGAAAACGTGGAAAAGTTCGAACAGTCGTTCCCTGGAAACTTCATTGCAGAAGGTTTGGACCAGACCCGTGGCTGGTTCTATACCCTTACAGTTCTGGGTACTCATTTGTTCGGCAAATCACCATTCAAGAACTGCGTGGTCAACGGAATTGTGCTTGcagaggatggcaagaagatGTCGAAGCGACTCAAGAACTACCCTGATCCTTCTATCATCATGTCCAAATATGGATCTGATGCTCTTCGGCTCTACCTTATTAACTCGCCTGTTGTGCGAGCCGAGCCACTGCGATTCAAGGAGTCCGGAGTCAAGGAGGTTGTCCAGAAGGTCCTCCTTCCTCTCTGGAACAGTTACAAATTCTTTGAGGGTCAGGTTGCTTtgctcaagaaggtcgagaatgtcgactttgtctGGGATCCCAAGTTGGAGgccacaaacaccaacgTCATGGACAGATGGATTTTGGCATCTTGCCAGTCACTATTGGCATTTGTCAACCAAGAGATGGAGGGTAAGTCGCGAACTCCACATTCTTATTACTTCCTATAGACTCTATCTGCTGTGTCCTTTTTACTGTTTCTGAACGTAGCTAACTTTATGCAGCCTACAGATTGTACACGGTAAAGACATAAACCTCTGCGTATTGGAATCTGGCGAGCTCATACTGACTCTTCTTTAGGTTGTTCCTCGACTTTTGGGTCTTATTGACAACACGACAAACTGGTACATCCGATTCAACCGAAAGCGACTCAAGGGAGAGAATGGCCTTGATGACACTCTACACGCCTTGAATGCTCTATTCGAGGTGCTTTTCACTCTGTGTCGTGGTCTAGCCCCCTTTACGCCTTTCCTCACGGACAACATTTACCTCAAGCTCTTGCCTCACATCCCTAAGGAACTCCAGGGCGATGACTTCCGTAGTGTTCATTTCCTACCATTCCCCGATGTGCGCCAAGAGTTGTTTGATGAGGAGGTAGAGAGACGTGTCGGTCGTATGCAGCGTGTCATTGAGCTTGCTCGTGTGTCGCGTGAACGCCGTACCATTGGTCTCAAACAACCGCTGAAGACCCTCGTGGTGCTTCACTCTGACCCCCAGTACCTGGAAGATGTCAAGTCGTTGAAGAATTATATCAGCGAGGAGCTTAATGTACAAGATCTTGTGCTTTCTAGCGACGAATCCAAGTACAACGTGCAGTACAGTGTCACCGCGGACTGGCCTGTACTcggaaagaagctcaagaaggacatgGCCCGCGTCAAGAAGGGTCTGCCTCTTCTTACCAGTGACCAGGTAAAGGGATATCTCCAAGACAAGCACATTGATGTCGATGGCATTCGCCTGGAAGAGGGTGACCTCGTTGTGCGCCGAGGCGTCAAGGAGGACGACTCCTCAAAGAACTTTGAGACCAACACGGATAGCGAAGTGCTCACCATCCTCGACACAGAGATCCACCCGGAGCTGGTAGCGGAGGGTCTTGGTCGTGAGATCATCAATCGTGTGCAGCGACTTCGAAAGAAGGCAGGACTCGTGCCCACAGACGACATCAAGATGGAATACAGAGTTGTTGCTGACCCTGAGGATGTGGGCCTGTCAGGTGCTTTCAAGTCGCAGACTCCTGCTTTTGAGAAGGCCTTGCGCCGACCTCTCGAGGAGGCAAGCGCTGAAACTCAAACTGAGGGTCTCATCGCAGAAGAGGAGCAAGAGGTCCAACAAGCAACATTCATTTTGAGATTACTCAAGCTGTAAATTTTTTTAAGGATTTAGAACCTTGCAGACTAGTGAGAAAAAACAACAACCGGGAACCAATTATGACAGTGTTCAATGCAAAGATTGAATGAGTAATACATTTATGACAGTGTTCAATATTTATGACAGCTACCCGTAAAAGCAAGCTATGATTTCTTTGATGCTGCCTGAAGAAGGTCAGGATATACgctttgtcaagactgaGGCATCTTACCAAATAACAGTCTTTAAGCCTCATAAACTCCTTAACACACTTGTCTTTGTGTACAGCGTTGTAGTCAGCAACAATGCATTTACCATAAGACGTGGCCTGTTTATAGGTTGGTTAGTGTCAAGATTAGTAGAGACAAGTGAAGAGCCGCATACCTCTACAGAGCATTGTGAGACTGCTTTGGCAAGCTTTTGGATAGGACGAGTCCTTTGCTGGTTCATGGTGAATTCCCAAAGGCCTGAGTATGCGTGAGGGTTGTGCTGGCTATGTTGAAACCGGGGAAAATTAAGTGGTGATGAGGTGCTCAAATCTGTTGTGTCGCTGGCTCACACAGCGGAGTATGTCTGTCATTCAAGTAATAGCCCCCACAAGAACTAGCCACACCCACTTTACACGTCAAAGCTCTTGGCAAGGATCTCGGACTGTATCGCGACCGCGTATGTTTTTCTTGAACCTCGCATTGCGCTTTGTTTGGATACCGCCCCCCCTCCTAAGAGATCAAGGGTGCACTTACTTTGACTGCGCTACAAGCATCGCTCGTGTTTTATTCTCTACCTGGATTCCTTCAATCGCGTGATTTTTCTGACGCGCTTTCAAGTAACTCATTATACTAGGTACTTTCAACAGTCCGCGATAGCTTAATTgccatcaaacatcaaagCAAAAACTGCGCCTTATTGACTATGGGCCAATGACCGACGTGGGCAACTCGCCAAACTTCCTCTGCTCATGCCCCCAGACTTCTCAAACCCAGTCTCAAATGCGACTTCACCGGCTGCGTCGATGTCACCGGCTGCGCATAGAGCGGTCTCGCCATCAGACGATGGCCGATCAAGTAATGCCAGTCGGGCACCAAGCCAGGACCCATACTACTCCAACGAAGGTCCGTATCACCCTCACAACACAGCTACAGCATGGCATTAACCAGATCAGACATAGCTACATTGCACGCGGTAGTTGTCGCTGCCCAGGAGTTGCTCGACTCGGCGCCCGAGCCCAAACCTCTACCAGCGGCTGCGTTGTTCAAGGCATACGATGCCATACTCCCCACATATGGAATCGATCCAGATTCAGATCATCACTTGTCGACTTTCGTCTTCCGCGTTGGAGGTGAGCAAGGTGAAGGCAGCTTGCTTGATAAGTTTCAATCCATCCTGAACCGAATGGGCATTGTGTTGGAGTTTGGTGATAATACGACGGTTTCGGTTCGGACCTCAACCTCCCAATCTCCAGCAGCATCCTCAACAAGTCGTCAAAGTAATGCATCAATACAACAGAAAGAGAACCAGCACGATAACCAGCAGAACGGACATGTTACCGCCGAAGTGGGAGCCCCTCAGCCATTGCTCTCGTCTTCTCCGCTTCCCTCGCCCTCAccatcgccgccgccaagaTCACCgtatcaccaacaagatgaacatgaacaagaTTTCTCTGAaaccgatgaggaggatggccAATATGAGGAAATGCGAAAGGCTGTTGTATCATCGGCTATGAACCGCTGGCGTTCTTTGGTTGCAAACCGCCGAGCGCAGCCCGCGCAACGGATACCTTCATTTCCAAGCATCCCCGAGGAAGCATCTGCCGATGTCAGGAACTTTGAGGCCTATTCCCATGATGGAAAGCCTGCAGCGACTGCAAACGGAACCGCGACGTCGGTGCAAATGAATGGTATTGAGCCGCATAGTCAACCTTCTGTGAAGGAACCGACCGATATACAATCAAAGCCAGTGTCGACTCAATCGTTCATGCATCAGCCTCTTGCGGTTCTTAGCAATGCGATCCGATCAACGGCGTCTCTAATCCGAGACCATGCGCCGCAAGTTGTGCATGACGAAGAACACCCGCTCCATGACGATGAAGTGCCGCAAAGTCCCAGGGAGGGCTCTAACAGGCCAGATGAAATTGAAGAGGCACCATCCGATAGTATGCACGATGCACAAGAGGTGCATTCCCCTACGGTAGTGGcccagcacagcacagcaaaTCATAACGAGGGCACAATTACACATCATTCTGCGCACCAGGAATACCAGGAAGACACGCCGACGCAGCAAGCAGCAGCTGAGGATGATCTTTTGACACCCGAGCAGCAGGTTGAGTCTGAAAAAGAACACAACAGACTTCTCAAACGGGCCAGCAGAGCTCGTGAAATCTACCTAGCGAGCAAAGTCTTCAATCACTGGGCCGATCGTACTGCGCGTCGTCTTGAACGAGATGCTGTCGCAAGACGACATATGATACGCTTTCGCTACTTTCGATCTTGGAGTCAAGCCCCTGCGCTTCGGGAACCCACCATTGATGATATGAGGACAGCTGTCATTGTAAAAAAGTGGCAACGGGCCGTCATAAAGGACAGGAACCTCCAAGAGATTGCGCGAACGACTGCTCGGGCTTACGAGCTTGGAAAAATCCAGCATGTTCTCGACTGCTGGCATTGCCATCGCCTCAAGCATTTGGGCTGCCAAATGACAGCATCGCGTAGCAGATCAGGGGCGGTTTCAAAGTGGCTGTCGAAGGCTTCTCATGACGAGGCTCTTCAACAAGCTATAAGAATCCAATCAGGTCTGCGCCTTCGAGCAGATGCCATTCACCAATGGCAGGGGCataaacaaaaagaaactcgGCTGTCGGTTACTTCCCGACGTATCGGAGAGATTCAGTGTTCTTTTACTTACCTACGAGAATGGTGGGATCAAGCCGAAACTAAACGAAGGGCAGTTGATTATCGCCAGCAACTtatggccaagaaggccaatTTTACTTTTGACCAGTGGAACCTCAGAGCTAGAGCTCAAGCCTTTCAATGGAGACGCGAATATCTTCAGGTTGGGCGGGCATTCGATCGATGGCTCCAGTGTGCGGAACATGACAGAGACATGGTGAGGAGAACAGAAGAATACTATGAGGAAcagaccaaggccaaggtttTAAGAAACTTCAGAAGACTTCATTATGATTCTTCCCAAATGGTACATTTGGAGGCCCGAGCTCGTCTATATCTTGGAGCAACTACAGTGTTGCGAGTCTTCGACCGAACGATAAGGAATCGTAGAGACCAAGACAAACAGCATATTAAGAGATATCTAATGGCACGATACACGCAGGTATCGTCTGCCAGGAAGAAGCGGAATTGCTTCAATGCCATTGATAAATGGAAATCTTTGGCTGCGGAGGACCGAGTTGAAAGCGACATGGCACAGGAGCTGTTGGCTCGGAAGGTATCGCATCAACTGACGTTGGTAGTTGATACATGGATAAACCAGGCGGATATGGACCAGCGGCACATGCAGGCGTCACAGCTTCATCGTGCGCATGAGTGGCTAGAAACCTGGACGGCATACGCCAGAGATCTTGAGCAGCAAGACACCGAAGCCTGGCAACTTTGGGCATCTGACAAACAACGCCAGTCCCTCAAATCTTGGTCAATTGCATCGTTGCAACAGAGCGGGCAAGCCCACACAGCGTTGGAAGTTCAAAAGAAGCACGAACGTGAGAGACGCAACCGAGTCCTGCAGTATTGGAAGCAGCGGGACGACAGAATCCACACCATTGTACCCGAGACTCGCCCGTATCCAAACTCGTTACCTACTGCGTGGCCACGTGGCGGCTGGAGGATGACATCTGGGAGGCGTTCCATGGCTAGTCGCAATGATCGAGCTTATGATTACCTCAGTACACCACTTGAAACACCAACTCGATGGACTGGCCAGCCGTTCTCCatgtcgacgatgatgcCGCCAGGATCAATGGCGCCACTCAGAGAGGCTGATGAAAACGACGAGGTCTTCTCGcttgctggtgatgaagatgatgtagaACTACCAGCATCACCATCCCTGAGGCCTGCCTCGAGAGGTCCTTCTAAGttctcatctttgccatcgaCAACCCCCGTGGCGCCAGTACCTTCGCATTTAGAGCGTGGTGCGCGAAGACCAGGCAGCGCCACCGACCACGGCTTTGTAGTTAGGGGAACACCAAGGCGCTCGCGAATGCCACAATTTGAATCTTCTCAATCGGTGCCAGGGCTGTCTAAAGCAGGCGAAAATTCCGAGTCTGCAGACCTCAGCCAGTTCCAGCTTTCGCAGCAGCCACTCACTTCAAGGAGATCTTTCGGATATAAGCCTTTAAATGGACGTACCATTGGGCCTCAACCCTCTTCGCCAGAGCCAAATCTTCCAGGCGTGAGCAGTAAGTCTGTCGGTGCAAGGCCATTCGACATGCAATCGGCGCGCCCGTCGCAACTCGCGAAATTTACGCCAGCGAGAAGGTCGGTGCGCATTCAGTCGCCGAGAACATTTTCAGCTACGCCACAAACTCGCCCACTTGGAGTATCACGTAGCGACCAATTTCGTGGCCGCACAGGTACAAGTCGATAGTGCAAAAGAGTTACTCGTACctatacatacatacatacatggaAGACAATGCAGGTGTGTGGAGAAGGCTATTGCAGTTGGGAAGAGCAGTTGTTTGGCAAGGATGATCTGGATGTGTTTATTTTACGTTGGATGACTTGTTTGATAAAAAAGGATACCCCTTTCTGTTAGTTTCAAGCGAATGCATAACGGCGCTACGCTGATGGTGTTAGACAAGCAATAGTTTTTATTGGATTATTAGTTCTTGAGCTCAAACTTTGGTGTTTATGAAGTGTCAGTTAGCAAAATACATGTCTATGGTGATGCAAGTTCTGGACAAATATGTAGGCATGTGTCTCTTGTACATCCAAGCTAATATCGACTTTCCTCTTATCCCGGGGGTAGGTTAGTGGTGTGTGGTCTCCATGTAAACTGTACCTGATTAATAAAGTCACCAGTTAATTTTCTATTGTTGTGTTTGTaagaaaaggaaaaacaAAATAAACGAGCTCTGAATGGGAGCTTCACTTATTATGAGCTTTCTTAGCACTTAGGTACAGACAGTACTACAAAAACTAAGACGGTTATTCATTCATATGAGGTCCTCTAGGGTGGCACTCGCTTGCCGTCATGAGCTCCTGTGGATGGGGCTGGAGTGGATTCTGTGTCTTATAGGGGAGGGGTCACGTCACCTCTGGCTATCTAATCGCTTCTGGGAATCCATATGTTTATTGTGTGGATTCGGCGGTTGTTAGGTACTAAGCTTCCCTGCGCCGAAGCTATCAAGTATCTACTCCAACATTCGTCCTTTGCGCTTGAGCATAGCGCCGTCGTACTCCTCGAGAAATGCGCGCAAATTGTGCTCCTTGATAGCATGAAGGCCGTCTTGCCGGGAAACCCGCGCTCGAGGCTCCAAGGGCTAGCCTCGGGTTACTGGGACTCTCGACACATCAACGTCAGTACAGAACCAACTCAACCGATACTTGCGAGCTTTGAACTCGACTAACGAGGGTGTATCGCGTAGGTATACATTACAGGTAGTGCTTTTACAATATTGGAAGGATGCCATGGAATTCTGCAGAC is drawn from Fusarium graminearum PH-1 chromosome 3, whole genome shotgun sequence and contains these coding sequences:
- a CDS encoding isoleucyl-tRNA synthetase, whose product is MSIDFPKEEEVVLQRWREIDAFLRQVELSEGRPRYTFYDGPPFATGLPHYGHLLTSTIKDVIPRYWSMKGFHVERRFGWDTHGLPIEHEIDKKLGISGKAAVMELGIAKYNEECRSIVMRYAKEWRVTVERLGRWIDFDNDYKVKKPTTICITMDPSFMESEWWVFKQLFDKDQVYQGHRVMPYSTVLTTALSNFEANQNYQDVTDPAVVVTFPLVDDPDVNLLAWTTTPWTLPSHLGLAAHPDFEYVKILDEKSGKIYILLEKLLGTLYKDPKKAKFKIVEKILGKDMLGWKYTPPFNYFYDEFKDVAFKVLNATYVTDDSGVGIVHQAPAFGEDDYNVAVAAGIVTENRSPPDPVNDTGHFTDRVSDFKGMHVKEADKHIIKYLKNAGRIANESQLKHSYPMCPRSDTPLIYRAVPSWFIRIPDIIPDMLKNIEETRWVPSFVKEKRFASWIANARDWNVSRNRYWGTPIPLWVSEDLEERVCVGSVQELRDLSGYEGDLSDLHRDKVDHITIPSKMGKGQLKRIEEVFDCWFESGSMPYASQHYPFENVEKFEQSFPGNFIAEGLDQTRGWFYTLTVLGTHLFGKSPFKNCVVNGIVLAEDGKKMSKRLKNYPDPSIIMSKYGSDALRLYLINSPVVRAEPLRFKESGVKEVVQKVLLPLWNSYKFFEGQVALLKKVENVDFVWDPKLEATNTNVMDRWILASCQSLLAFVNQEMEAYRLYTVVPRLLGLIDNTTNWYIRFNRKRLKGENGLDDTLHALNALFEVLFTLCRGLAPFTPFLTDNIYLKLLPHIPKELQGDDFRSVHFLPFPDVRQELFDEEVERRVGRMQRVIELARVSRERRTIGLKQPLKTLVVLHSDPQYLEDVKSLKNYISEELNVQDLVLSSDESKYNVQYSVTADWPVLGKKLKKDMARVKKGLPLLTSDQVKGYLQDKHIDVDGIRLEEGDLVVRRGVKEDDSSKNFETNTDSEVLTILDTEIHPELVAEGLGREIINRVQRLRKKAGLVPTDDIKMEYRVVADPEDVGLSGAFKSQTPAFEKALRRPLEEASAETQTEGLIAEEEQEVQQATFILRLLKL